In Planctomonas sp. JC2975, the genomic stretch AAGTGGGAGCCGTCGAACCCGGGGACCGAGTCCTTGAGGGACAGGCCCATTTCCGTCAGCTTCTCCTTCACCTCGTCCACGGACTTCTGACCGAAGTTGCGGATGTTCATGAGCTGCGTCTCGGAGAGCGAGACGAGTTCGCTGACGTTGTTGATGCCCTCGCGCTTGAGGCAGTTGTACGACCGCACCGAGAGCTCGAGGTCCTCGATCGGCATCGACAGCTCGGAGCTCAGCACGGCGTCGACCGGCGCGGGGCCGATCTCGATGCCCTCTGCCTGGTTGTTCAGCTCGCGAGCGAGACCGAACAGCTCAGTGAGCGTGCGACCAGCGGAGGCGATCGCGTCGCGCGGGCTGATGGCCGGCTTGGTCTCGACGTCGACCACGAGGCGGTCGAAGTCGGTACGCTCACCGGCACGCGTGGCCTCCACGCGGTAGGTGACCTTGAGAACCGGCGAGTAGATGGAGTCGATCGGGATCTGACCGGCCTCGCTGTACTCGTTGCGGTTCTGCTGAGCCGACACGTATCCGCGACCGCGCTCGATGGTGAGCTCGACCTCGAAACGTGCGTTCTCGTTGAGCGTGGCGATCACGAGCTCGGGGTTGTGGATCTCCACACCCGCCGGGGCCGAGATGTCCGCCGCCGTGACCTCGCCGGAACCGGTCTTGCGCAGGTACGCGGTGATCGGCTCGTCGTGCTCGCTGGAGACAACGAGACCCTTGATGTTGAGGATGATCTCGGTGACATCCTCCTTCACGCCCGGGATGGTCGTGAACTCGTGCAGCACACCGTCGATGCGGATGCTCGTGACCGCCGCGCCCGGAATGGACGACAGCAGCGTGCGGCGGAGGGAGTTCCCGAGCGTGTATCCGAAGCCCGGCTCGAGCGGCTCGATGACGAACCGCGAGCGGAACTCGGAAATGTTCTCTTCGGTGAGCGTGGGGCGCTGTGCGATGAGCACTATTGATTCCTTTCGGCTAAGCGTCCGCTATATGACGCTTGCTCTGTACAGGTTTTGAGTTATGCGCGGTGGAGCTCAAAGCGAAGGCCATTTCTGGCCTTCGCCGCGACCCCAGCGCCGAGGCCCGTCTCGGGCCTCGGTCCACCGGGTCGCTTCACGCTCGGTTAGACGCGACGACGCTTCGGCGGGCGGCAACCGTTGTGCGCCTGCGGCGTCACGTCGTTGATCGAACCCACCTCGAGGCCTGCGGCCTGAAGCGAACGGATCGCGGTCTCGCGGCCCGAACCCGGACCCTTCACGAAGACGTCGACCTTCTTCATGCCGTGCTCCTGCGCCTGGCGGGCGGCCGACTCGGCGGCCAGCTGCGCGGCGAACGGCGTGGACTTGCGGGAGCCCTTGAAGCCGACTCCACCGGAGGACGCCCAGCTGATCACGGCGCCGTTGGTGTCGGTGATGGAGACGATCGTGTTGTTGAACGTCGACTTGATGTGAGCCTGGCCCACGGCGATGTTCTTCTTTTCCTTCTTGCGCGGCTTGCGAGCGGCCGTCTTGGGTGCTGCCATGTTTTCCTACTCCTGAGATCTCGAAGCGCTGGCGGAGGCCTAGCGGGCCTTCTTCTTGCCGGCGACGGTGCGCTTCGGTCCCTTGCGGGTGCGCGCGTTGGTCTTGGTGCGCTGTCCGCGCACGGGAAGGCCGCGACGGTGGCGCAGGCCCTGGTACGAACCGATCTCGACCTTGCGGCGGATGTCGGCTGCAACCTCGCGGCGAAGGTCACCCTCCACCTTGTAGTTGCCCTCGATGTAGTCGCGAAGGGCGACGAGCTGGTCGTCGGTGAGGTCCTTCACGCGGATGTCGCCGGAGATCCCGGTGGCCTCCAGCGTCTGAAGAGCGCGCGTACGGCCGATGCCGTAGATGTAGGTGAGGGAGACCTCCACGCGCTTCTCGCGCGGGATGTCAACGCCTGCAAGACGTGCCATGAGTCGGCTTCTCCTGTAGTGAGTGGAGGTGTGGAGCAGCGCCGGTGCCCGGGCCTCCAACCCGAGGTGTCCCCGCGAACCGGAGCTTGGAGCGAAGGCCATTTGTGGCCTTCGCCGCGACTCCAGTGCCAACACCCGTCTCGGGGCGTCGGTTGCGGTTTTCAGTGCTGCTGTTTCTTCGCGATATTGAGTTGTGGACCGAATGCTGCGCATCCGGAAGTCGTGTTCCGAACGGAACGCGACAAGCGGCGGGCCTAGCCCTGGCGCTGCTTGTGGCGCGGGTTCGAGGAGCAGATGACCATCACGCGGCCGTTGCGTCGGATGACGCTGCAGTGCTCGCAGATGGGCTTGACGGAGGGGTTGACCTTCATGAGTGTGATTTCCTTATCGCTGTCGTCGTGCACCACGACGCGCGGATGCTCCGCGCGGGTCGTCGTGGGCCGTTACTTTTCGACGCCGAGTTACTTGTAGCGGTAGACGATGCGGCCACGGGTGAGGTCGTAGGGGCTCAGCTCAACAATCACGCGGTCCTCTGGAAGGATGCGGATGTAGTGCTGACGCATCTTGCCCGAGATGTGGGCCAGAACCTTGTGTCCGTTGGTGAGCTCGACGCGGAACATCGCGTTGGGCAACGCCTCGACCACAGATCCCTCGATCTCGATAACGCCGTCTTTTTTGGCCATAGCCTCACTATCGCTTCAGGCACATCGGTGCCGGTCGTGCGGTGGATGGATGGTGCCTGATCGACCCTCGGGATCACCCTTGGGAGCGCACCGCGAAACGGGTGCAAGACACCAAAGATCCATCCTAGGCCATCAGGGCGCAGTTCGCCACTCGGGATCCGCGTGGCACCTGGTGCAACACCGGCGGAAGTCGTATGATTCCTGGTCGCCCGCGCCCGGGCTCCTGAGCGCTCAGTTCTCCCTGGCGAGCAGCGCGGCGTTCATGGCGCGGGTCAGTTCGAGGTCGACCGGGACATCGGCGCCGTCGACGTGCGTGATCGGAGCGGCCAGCCGCACGCTGGAGACCAGCCACGCGGCATCCGCTCGGGTCAGGTCCCCGACCGGCACGAGTGCTTCCTCCGTGCGCAGGCCGCGCGCTTCGGCGAAGGCGAAAACGCTCAGCTGGCTGGTGCCCGGCAGGATGCCGATGTCGGTGCGCGGCGTGACGATGCAATCTCCGAAACGGAGGATGACCGTCGACGTCGGTGCCTCCATGACGTAGCCGTCCGAGCTCACGAACACGACGTCATCCGCTCCCCGACGCCGCGCCTCGCGCAGCGCGGCCATGTTCACGGCGTACGAGAGAGTCTTCGCGCCGGCGAGCAGCCACGGGGCACGGGCCGCCACGTCGCTCGTGTACCCGCGATCGAGCGTGATGACGCGGATGCCCGCCTCGCGCTCGGCGAAGTCCCCTGCGGCCTCCGACGCGACGATCCACCCTGTCGGCGTACCGGTTCCCTCCACACCGCGGGTCAGCACGATCTTGAGGCCGCCCTGCCGCTGGGTGGAGAGAGATGCCGCCGCCACAGTGATGGCATGCCGCCACTGCGCCTCGTGCGGCTCTGGGAGGTCGAGCAGGTGCGCCGAGTTCGCGAGGCGCTTCAGGTGCGCGTCGAGCGCCTGCGGATGGCCGTCGACCACACCGATGGTCTCGAAGACTCCGTCCCCTCGCGACGGACCAAGGTCACGCACGTCGAGCGTGACGGTCCCCGTCTCGACGCGGTGGACAGTGCCGGCGACAGCGGCGGACGAGTCGGACGGCAGGACGTCGAGCATGAAGACGGGCACCAGACGAGCCTACGACGGGGACGAGGCTCGCCGTGCTGGCTCCCCCGCCGCCCGGGCTGTCTGGCAGCACGTGAGCAGCGCGGACCGCAGCACAGCCCGGCTTTCCGAAGAGCCGGCACCCTATCGCTCTCTGCGGGTAATCGGAGCTATGCGGGCCGCACAGGCGTGATGCCGAACTGCTTCAGACCCGCTGCGCCTCCGTCGTGCGCGGTGAGCACCCAGATGCCGTCCTTGTGCACGGCGACGGAGTGCTCCCAGTGAGCCGCCGATGAGCCGTCCTCGGTCGCGACGGTCCAGCCGTCGTCGCGCACGTACGTGTCCGGCGATCCGGACACGACCATGGGCTCGATGGCCACCACGAGGCCAGGGCGCACCTCGGGGCCCTTCTGCCGCACGCTGTAGTTGAACACGGGCGGCGCCTCGTGCATGCGGCGTCCGATCCCGTGGCCGATGTAGTCCGTGAGGATGCCGTACTCGCCCCGCGAGAGGATGTACGCCTCGATCGCGTCTCCGACCTGGTTCAGGTGCGAGGCATTGGAGAGCGCCGCGATCCCGTGCCACAACGACTGCTCGGTCACCTCGTTGAGGGCTCGCCGCTCCGCGACGAGATCCGGGCGCGACGGATCATCGAGCACCACGGTGAACGCGGCGTCGCCGTTCCAGCCCTTCAGGATCGCGCCCGAGTCGATCGACAGGATGTCGCCGGCACCCAGCATCCGCTCCCCAGGGATGCCATGAACGACCTCGTCGTTCACCGAGGCGCAGACGGTGTGGTGGTAGCCGGGCTCCAGCTTGAAGTTGGGCTTGCCCCCGCGAGCCTCGATCGCCTGCTCGGCGAGCGCGTCGAGTTCAAGGGTCGTCACTCCGCTGCGCACCGCAGCGCGCACGGCGTCGAGGCTGTCCGCTGTTGCGAGCCCTGGCTCGAGCATGAGTCTCAGCTGCGCGGGCGACTTGTATATCGAACGCCGGATTCCTGGCACGATCGTCTCTCCTCACTGAAGGATCGCGAGAGCACGCTCAGCGCGGTCGGTCGCGGCAACGGTTTTGGTTTGCTGACTTGCCTGCACTGTTGATCGGCGCTGTCTGCGCGCCTCGTTCATTTCACTGGGCCGGCGTGCCGTTCGGCGGGGCCGCGCCACCGATGGCGCCGTTCGCGGTGGTCAGGCAGCGGCGGTGTCGCCCACGACGCCGATCCCGCGGGAGGCGAGCGCCTCGCGGATGCGGCCTGCGACCTCGTCCACGGTGCCGATGCCGTCGACCTCGACGAGCAGTCCGCGCTCGCGGTACACGTCGACGATCGGTGCGGTCTGCGCGGTGTACACGTTCTGACGGTGACGGATCGCCTCTTCGGTGTCGTCAGCGCGTCCCTGCTCGTGTGCTCGGTGGGTCAGTCGGCGGACGAGCTCGTCCTGGTCCGCGGTGAGGCGGATCACTGCCTCGAGCTTGCCGTCCGACGCCAGCAGCTCGTCGAGGAAGCGCACCTGATCGAGCGTTCGGGGGTATCCGTCGAGGAGGAAGCCCTTTGCGGCGTCCGGCTCGGAGAGACGGTGCGCCACCAGCTCGTTGGTGAGGTCGTCCGGAACGTAGTCGCCTGCATCCACGATCGCCTTCACCCGCAGGCCGAGTTCGGTCTGGTGCGTGATGTGGTGACGGAAGATGTCGCCCGTTGAGATGGCCGGAATGCCGAACGCGTCGGCGACGTAGGTGGCCTGCGTGCCCTTGCCGGACCCGGGAGGGCCCACGATCAGGAGGCGCGCTCCACGGTCCCGGTTCTTCTCCACGTGCGAATCTGTCAACGGAGCAACCCTTCGTAATGCCTTTGCTGCAGTTGCGAGTCGATCTGCTTGACCGTCTCGAGCCCGACACCGACGATGATCAGGATCGAGGTGCCTCCGAACATGAAGTTCTGGCTGGTGCCGAGCAGCGCGAATGCCACCAGTGGAATGAGGGCGACGATCGCCAGGTAGATCGATCCGGGAAGCGTGATGCGCGTCAACACGTAGTCGAGATACTCGGCGGTGGGACGACCGGCCCGGATGCCAGGGATGAAGCCGCCGTACTTCTTCATGTTGTCGGCGACTTCTTCCGGATTGAAGGTGATCGCGACGTAGAAGTAGGTGAACCCGATGATCAGGAGCGCGTAGATCAGCATGTACAGCGGGTGGTCGCCCTTGGTCAGATACGTCGTGATCCAGGTGACCCACGGAGCGGGCTCCTTGCCGGCCGCCGGCTGGTTGAACTGCGCGATGAGGGCGGGCAGGTACAAGAGGCTCGAGGCGAAGATCACCGGGATGACACCGGCCATATTCACCTTGATGGGGATGTAGGTGTTGTTGCCCCCGTAGGTGCGCCGCCCCACCATCCGCTTCGCGTATTGCACGGGTATGCGACGTTGCGACTGTTCGACGAACACGACAGCGGCGACGATGAAGAGGCCGATGACGATCACGATGAGGAAGACCTCGAAGCTCTGCGTCTGAGCGACGGCCCACAGCGAGGACGGGAACTGCGCGGCGATCGAGGTGAAGATCAGCAGCGACATGCCGTTGCCGATGCCCTTCTCGGTCACCAGCTCGCCGAGCCACATGATGAGGCCGGTGCCGGCGGTCATGGTGACGACCATGAGGAGCACGGCGTACCACGAGTCGTCCGTGATCAGCTGCGAGCACTGCGACGTGCTGTTCGAGCCGAAGAGCGCGCCGCTGCGGGCCACCGTGATGAGGGTGGTGGACTGCAGAACGCCGAGGGCGATCGTGAGGTAGCGGGTGTACTGAGTCAGCTTCGACTGACCCGCCTGGCCCTCCTTGTAGAGAGCCTCGAAGTGCGGGATGACGACCCGCAGCAGCTGGACGATGATCGATGCCGTGATGTACGGCATGATGCCCAGCGCGAAGATGGAGAGCTTCAGCAGCGCGCCGCCGCTGAAGAGGTTGACCAGCTCGTAGAGGCCGGTCGTGCCCTGGTTGGCCGCGAGGCACGCCTGCACGTTGCTGAAGTCGACGAACGGGGCGGGAATGAACGAGCCCAGTCGGAACAGCGCGATGATCGCAAGCGTGAAGCCGATCTTCTTGCGAAGATCCGGGGTGCGGAGGATCCGCACGACGGCGTTGAACAAGTGACGTCCTGCTTTCCGGTAAGGAGTCGGGCCGGGGGCCTGAGTGGCCACCCGACCCGACTACTTTACGGGGTGTTTCCGGATGCCTCGCATCCGCTGGCCCCGAGGGCTACTTGACGGAGCCCCCGGCCGCCACGATCTTCTGCTCAGCGGAGCCGGAGACCTTGTCGACGGTCACGTTCAGCTTCACGGCGATGTCGCCGTTGCCGAGGACCTTGACCTTCTCGTTCTTGCGCACCGCGCCCTTGGCGACGAGGTCGCTCACGGTCACGTCGCCGCCCGATGGGTACAGCTCGGCGAGCTTCTCGAGGTTGACCACCTGGTACTCGACGCGGAACGGGTTCTTGAACCCGCGCAGCTTCGGGGACCGCATGTGGAACGGCAGCTGGCCACCCTGGAAGCCAGGACGCACCTGATAGCGCGCCTTCGTTCCCTTGGTACCGCGGCCAGCGGTCTTACCCTTCGAGCCTTCACCGCGACCGACTCGGGTGCGGTCCTTCTTGGAACCGGCTGCCGGGCGGAGGTGGTGCACCTTGAGGACCTGGGGACGCACAACGACGTCAGCTACGTCCTTCTTCTTCGCAGCAGCGGCCTTGGGGGCAGCTGCGCTCGATGCTTCGGCCTCAGCCTTCTTCGTGGTCGCCTTGGCGGGCGCCTTGGCAGCTGGCTTGTCGGCAGCAACCTTGGCGGTCGCAGCCTTCGCGGCCGGCGCCTTCTTCTCGGCGGCCGGCTTCGCGGCAGCCTTCTTCTCGGCGGCGGGGGCGGCCGTGGCCTTCACGGCCTCGTCCTTCTTCTCGTCAGCCATTAGTCGATCTCCTCAACCTTCACCAGGTGGGCGACGGTGTTGACGTACCCGCGGTTCTGCGGGGTGTCCTCGCGGACGACGACGTCACCGATGCGCTTCAGACCCAGGCTGCGAAGGGTGTCGCGCTGGTTCTGCTTCTCGCTCACTTTGGACTTGATCTGGGTCACCTTGAGGCGCGCCATTATGCACCAGCCTTCGCGGTCCTGGCGGCCTCCGCCGCCTGTGCCTCCGCGCGCACCAGGCGAGCGGGTGCGACCTCGTCGAAGTCGAGCCCACGACGGGCGGCCACGGCACGAGGCTCCTCGAGCTGCTTCAGCGCCTCGACGGTCGCGTGCACGATGTTGATGGTGTTCGACGAACCGAGCGACTTGCTCAGCACGTCGTGGATGCCCGCGCACTCCAGCACGGCACGCACCGGGCCACCGGCGATAACACCGGTACCGGCACCGGCCGGACGCAAGAGCACGACACCGGCGGCTGCCTCACCCTGCACCGGGTGCGGGATGGTGCTGCCGACGCGAGGCACGCGGAAGAAGTTCTTCTTCGCCTCTTCGACACCCTTCGAGATCGCCAGCGGGACCTCACGGGCCTTGCCGTATCCGACGCCCACGAGGCCGTTGCCGTCGCCCACCACGACCAGCGCGGTGAAGCTGAAGCGGCGACCGCCCTTGACCACCTTCGAAACGCGGTTGATGGTCACAACGCGCTCGAGGAACTGGCTCTTGTCGGCGTCGCGGCCACCACGGTCGCGGCCCTGGTTGCGGTCGCGTCCGCCACGGCGGCCATCGCGACCGTCACGGGCGTCACGGCTCGTGGTGTCGGTGCCGGCCGCGGTCTCCACGGGCTTCTCCGCAGTCGTCTGCTCGGCGGCCACGTCCTGCTCCTTCTTGTTCTCGTTGTCGCTCACAGGTTCAGCCCACCTTCCCGGGCTCCTTCGGCGATTGCCGCGACCCGACCTGCGTACTTGTTGCCGCCACGGTCGAACACGACCTCGTCGATGCCTGCCTGCTTGGCGCGCTCTGCGACCAGTTCGCCGACCTTGCGAGCCTTGGCGGTCTTGTCACCGTCGAACGCGCGCAGGTCTGCTTCGAGAGTCGACGCCGATGCCAGCGTGTGGCCCTGGGCGTCGTCGACGACCTGAACGAAGACGTGACGCGCGGAGCGGGTCACGACCAGACGCGGACGCGCAGCCGTGCCGACGACCTTCTTGCGAAGGCGTGCGTGCCGGCGGTCGCGTGCCGCTGACTTGCTCTTGACGCTCATGCTTACTTACCAGCCTTTCCGGCCTTGCGACGGACGATCTCGCCTGCGTAGCGGATGCCCTTGCCCTTGTACGGTTCCGGCTTCTTGATCTTGCGGATGTTCGCAGCGGTCTCGCCGACGGCCTGCTTGTCGATGCCGGCGACCGTGATCTTGTTGTTGCCCTCGACCGTGAGCGTGATGCCCGCTGGCGGCTCGACCGTCACCGGGTGCGAGAAGCCCAGCGCGAACTCGATGGACGAGCCCTTCTGAGCGACGCGGTAACCGGTACCGACGATCTCGAGGCCCTTGGAGTAGCCCTGGGTGACGCCGATGATCTGGTTGTTGATCAGCGTGCGGGTCAGGCCGTGCAGCGAACGCGA encodes the following:
- the rpsK gene encoding 30S ribosomal protein S11, which codes for MAAPKTAARKPRKKEKKNIAVGQAHIKSTFNNTIVSITDTNGAVISWASSGGVGFKGSRKSTPFAAQLAAESAARQAQEHGMKKVDVFVKGPGSGRETAIRSLQAAGLEVGSINDVTPQAHNGCRPPKRRRV
- the infA gene encoding translation initiation factor IF-1; protein product: MAKKDGVIEIEGSVVEALPNAMFRVELTNGHKVLAHISGKMRQHYIRILPEDRVIVELSPYDLTRGRIVYRYK
- the rplR gene encoding 50S ribosomal protein L18, whose protein sequence is MSVKSKSAARDRRHARLRKKVVGTAARPRLVVTRSARHVFVQVVDDAQGHTLASASTLEADLRAFDGDKTAKARKVGELVAERAKQAGIDEVVFDRGGNKYAGRVAAIAEGAREGGLNL
- a CDS encoding adenylate kinase, whose protein sequence is MTDSHVEKNRDRGARLLIVGPPGSGKGTQATYVADAFGIPAISTGDIFRHHITHQTELGLRVKAIVDAGDYVPDDLTNELVAHRLSEPDAAKGFLLDGYPRTLDQVRFLDELLASDGKLEAVIRLTADQDELVRRLTHRAHEQGRADDTEEAIRHRQNVYTAQTAPIVDVYRERGLLVEVDGIGTVDEVAGRIREALASRGIGVVGDTAAA
- the rpsM gene encoding 30S ribosomal protein S13 gives rise to the protein MARLAGVDIPREKRVEVSLTYIYGIGRTRALQTLEATGISGDIRVKDLTDDQLVALRDYIEGNYKVEGDLRREVAADIRRKVEIGSYQGLRHRRGLPVRGQRTKTNARTRKGPKRTVAGKKKAR
- the rpmJ gene encoding 50S ribosomal protein L36; translated protein: MKVNPSVKPICEHCSVIRRNGRVMVICSSNPRHKQRQG
- the secY gene encoding preprotein translocase subunit SecY → MFNAVVRILRTPDLRKKIGFTLAIIALFRLGSFIPAPFVDFSNVQACLAANQGTTGLYELVNLFSGGALLKLSIFALGIMPYITASIIVQLLRVVIPHFEALYKEGQAGQSKLTQYTRYLTIALGVLQSTTLITVARSGALFGSNSTSQCSQLITDDSWYAVLLMVVTMTAGTGLIMWLGELVTEKGIGNGMSLLIFTSIAAQFPSSLWAVAQTQSFEVFLIVIVIGLFIVAAVVFVEQSQRRIPVQYAKRMVGRRTYGGNNTYIPIKVNMAGVIPVIFASSLLYLPALIAQFNQPAAGKEPAPWVTWITTYLTKGDHPLYMLIYALLIIGFTYFYVAITFNPEEVADNMKKYGGFIPGIRAGRPTAEYLDYVLTRITLPGSIYLAIVALIPLVAFALLGTSQNFMFGGTSILIIVGVGLETVKQIDSQLQQRHYEGLLR
- the map gene encoding type I methionyl aminopeptidase, which codes for MPGIRRSIYKSPAQLRLMLEPGLATADSLDAVRAAVRSGVTTLELDALAEQAIEARGGKPNFKLEPGYHHTVCASVNDEVVHGIPGERMLGAGDILSIDSGAILKGWNGDAAFTVVLDDPSRPDLVAERRALNEVTEQSLWHGIAALSNASHLNQVGDAIEAYILSRGEYGILTDYIGHGIGRRMHEAPPVFNYSVRQKGPEVRPGLVVAIEPMVVSGSPDTYVRDDGWTVATEDGSSAAHWEHSVAVHKDGIWVLTAHDGGAAGLKQFGITPVRPA
- the rpmD gene encoding 50S ribosomal protein L30, which produces MARLKVTQIKSKVSEKQNQRDTLRSLGLKRIGDVVVREDTPQNRGYVNTVAHLVKVEEID
- the rpsE gene encoding 30S ribosomal protein S5, coding for METAAGTDTTSRDARDGRDGRRGGRDRNQGRDRGGRDADKSQFLERVVTINRVSKVVKGGRRFSFTALVVVGDGNGLVGVGYGKAREVPLAISKGVEEAKKNFFRVPRVGSTIPHPVQGEAAAGVVLLRPAGAGTGVIAGGPVRAVLECAGIHDVLSKSLGSSNTINIVHATVEALKQLEEPRAVAARRGLDFDEVAPARLVRAEAQAAEAARTAKAGA
- a CDS encoding DNA-directed RNA polymerase subunit alpha, whose product is MLIAQRPTLTEENISEFRSRFVIEPLEPGFGYTLGNSLRRTLLSSIPGAAVTSIRIDGVLHEFTTIPGVKEDVTEIILNIKGLVVSSEHDEPITAYLRKTGSGEVTAADISAPAGVEIHNPELVIATLNENARFEVELTIERGRGYVSAQQNRNEYSEAGQIPIDSIYSPVLKVTYRVEATRAGERTDFDRLVVDVETKPAISPRDAIASAGRTLTELFGLARELNNQAEGIEIGPAPVDAVLSSELSMPIEDLELSVRSYNCLKREGINNVSELVSLSETQLMNIRNFGQKSVDEVKEKLTEMGLSLKDSVPGFDGSHFYSANDDEYR
- a CDS encoding aminodeoxychorismate lyase — encoded protein: MPVFMLDVLPSDSSAAVAGTVHRVETGTVTLDVRDLGPSRGDGVFETIGVVDGHPQALDAHLKRLANSAHLLDLPEPHEAQWRHAITVAAASLSTQRQGGLKIVLTRGVEGTGTPTGWIVASEAAGDFAEREAGIRVITLDRGYTSDVAARAPWLLAGAKTLSYAVNMAALREARRRGADDVVFVSSDGYVMEAPTSTVILRFGDCIVTPRTDIGILPGTSQLSVFAFAEARGLRTEEALVPVGDLTRADAAWLVSSVRLAAPITHVDGADVPVDLELTRAMNAALLAREN
- the rplO gene encoding 50S ribosomal protein L15, yielding MADEKKDEAVKATAAPAAEKKAAAKPAAEKKAPAAKAATAKVAADKPAAKAPAKATTKKAEAEASSAAAPKAAAAKKKDVADVVVRPQVLKVHHLRPAAGSKKDRTRVGRGEGSKGKTAGRGTKGTKARYQVRPGFQGGQLPFHMRSPKLRGFKNPFRVEYQVVNLEKLAELYPSGGDVTVSDLVAKGAVRKNEKVKVLGNGDIAVKLNVTVDKVSGSAEQKIVAAGGSVK
- the rplF gene encoding 50S ribosomal protein L6; protein product: MSRIGRLPIDIPAGVDVKVDGQAVTVKGPKGELSLTVAQPIQVKLDEGKVLVTRPDDERTSRSLHGLTRTLINNQIIGVTQGYSKGLEIVGTGYRVAQKGSSIEFALGFSHPVTVEPPAGITLTVEGNNKITVAGIDKQAVGETAANIRKIKKPEPYKGKGIRYAGEIVRRKAGKAGK